One region of Planctomycetota bacterium genomic DNA includes:
- the atpF gene encoding F0F1 ATP synthase subunit B, translated as MSHLFVGLSSRNRVGIAARVIVTCATVLCAAPAAFAADDGHGGHGDHHYEIGHNPPPGVSVSDFENPGPPSIRGDLAFWSLAVFAGLLFLLTKFAWKPIMDGLQKREEGIARQIAETKAANAEAKQMLVSYERRLAEAADEVRGMLEEARRDADSTKQMIIAEARKAADEEKTRVRHEIQLAKDDALSQIAEKAGHLAVEVAGKFLREKLGSEEQSRLVRESVASLSSRPSVN; from the coding sequence ATGAGTCATCTTTTCGTCGGTCTTTCGTCCCGTAATCGCGTCGGGATCGCCGCGCGTGTGATCGTCACGTGTGCAACGGTCCTGTGCGCTGCTCCAGCGGCGTTCGCAGCCGATGACGGTCACGGCGGGCACGGCGACCACCACTACGAAATTGGCCATAACCCGCCGCCCGGAGTTTCGGTGAGTGATTTCGAGAACCCGGGTCCGCCGTCGATCCGAGGCGATCTCGCTTTTTGGTCGCTGGCGGTGTTCGCCGGATTGCTGTTCCTGCTCACGAAGTTCGCCTGGAAGCCGATCATGGACGGCCTCCAGAAGCGTGAGGAGGGCATTGCCCGGCAGATCGCGGAGACGAAGGCCGCCAACGCGGAAGCCAAACAGATGCTCGTGTCGTACGAGCGCCGGCTCGCCGAAGCGGCCGACGAGGTCCGCGGCATGCTCGAGGAGGCCCGCCGCGATGCCGACTCGACCAAGCAGATGATCATCGCCGAGGCCCGCAAGGCCGCCGACGAGGAGAAGACCCGCGTCCGCCACGAGATCCAGCTCGCCAAGGACGACGCCCTCTCGCAGATCGCCGAGAAGGCCGGGCACCTCGCCGTCGAGGTGGCGGGGAAGTTCCTCCGCGAAAAGCTCGGCTCGGAAGAGCAGTCGCGGCTGGTCCGCGAGTCGGTCGCCAGCCTCTCGAGCCGGCCGAGCGTGAACTGA
- the atpE gene encoding ATP synthase F0 subunit C has product MIRSLFSVRTVAAVAALALSLAYADLASAQEAAGSGRTLIDLTPYIGIGLAVIGAAFGISRLAAAAYESMARQPEVAGSIQTAMIIAAALIEGFTFYALFLCTPK; this is encoded by the coding sequence ATGATTCGTTCGTTGTTCTCCGTCCGCACCGTAGCCGCCGTCGCGGCTCTCGCTCTCTCGCTCGCGTATGCCGATCTGGCCAGTGCCCAGGAGGCGGCGGGCTCGGGTCGCACGCTGATCGACCTCACGCCGTACATCGGCATCGGCTTGGCGGTGATCGGAGCGGCCTTCGGCATCAGCCGTCTGGCCGCCGCGGCCTACGAAAGCATGGCCCGTCAGCCAGAGGTGGCGGGCAGCATCCAAACGGCGATGATCATCGCGGCGGCTCTCATCGAAGGGTTTACGTTCTACGCGTTGTTCCTCTGCACCCCAAAGTGA